TCCTTCAAGATCTGCTGCTTGGTGATGACACTCGAATGTTTGTTGTTGTTCTCGCTGTAGGTGAGGAATCGCGCGGCAAACTCCGCCAACGTGACACGCGCCTCTTTCTTCTCCTTTCCGAAGGTCCCATTCAGGAGGGCATTGCGCAGCTCGCGCTCGTATTGCGCAGCACCACGACGGGTCTGAACAGGTGACACCTTCGTCACCCGCTCTTCCCGTCCGCCTGCGTGCTGAAACACGATGTCCACTGTCCAGCGCTCCTCGACCTTACCGGCCTTGTTCGTCCACTTCCGCGCTCTAACGCTCATGGCTTCTTCCCGAGCGCGATATCGCGGCCCTTCCCGGGGGAGGACTCTAGCAAGGCAGCCCGGCGGATGCGCAGCGATTTCCCGATGCGGACGACCCCCGGGACTTGTTCGAGACGAATCGACTCATAGAGTGTTTTCCGGTTCACGAGCAGGAGAGCCGCGGCTTCGTCCACGGTGAGGAACTCGGGCACCTGGGAGCCTTCCTCCGAGGGCATGGTGACATCACCCTTCATCGCGGGAAGACCTTTCGAGGTGCGAGCCGCCCAACCAAGCAGGTTGACAGTGGGGGCTAATGCTCGGGAAGAGTCTCTTCGTGGAGGTACGCAGCACCTTGAGAGGGGATGCGGCGAAAGCGGGTTCATCCATGCACCTTCACTTAGCGGCCATCACCCCGAGGTCATAGGTGAGGTTCGCGCCGACAAGGTGAATGTCGCGGTTGCTGATTGCGTTAGCTAAGAACTGGCGGGCTTGCGCCTTGTCTATCATCAGCCGCTCGCTTCCGAGTTCGCGCGCCACAATGCTGCCGCATACGAGTGGGGGAGAAACAAGCCCGGGGCGCTTGCGATGGATCTCGGTATCAAACGACCAAACCTTCAAGCCACTCACCTCTATTTGCTGCTCACATTGATGGGCTGTCAGGATTGCCGCAGGTCATTCGCGTGATAGAGTGCGCCCATGACTGACACAACGACAGGGAAAAAGCAGTTCAAAATGCTTGACAAGGCCAGATATATTGACAATGCCGACGTACTCTTTGATAGCAACGTCATTCGGGCAAATAATTCACTCGCAGAGCAGAAGCTCTTGGCATTGACTGACTTGCTGGTGGAGCACCCCGATCAGGGAAACGTATGGTTTTCACTACTGTCGCTATCTGAAATGCTAGGCCCCAGAAAGGCCTCTAGGCAAATAGAGGTTCTTAGTCGATTTCAAAATTTGTATAAGAGATTCGGTGACCGCGTTAAATTCTTCGGCCCAGGAAGGTTCTCTTCGGTTCGTGCCGAGTGGGAAGGCAAGGGCTCATTCTTATGCACTTCGGCAAGTTCAATCGACGAATATGTGAGCGCTTCGATCGCTGCGGGCGAACTTGTTGGGATGCTAAAAGATGTCCGCGACGAGTGGGAAACCAGTAAAGCGGCTATGCAGCAGGCTTACGCTGACCAAACAGCCAAGTGCAGGGCTCATTATGAGTCCGACCTCATGTTCCGCGAAGCAATCAAGACAGGCATCGCGCAATTCGGGACGGAAAACGTTCTTGAACAGTGCGGCGATATTGTCGAGCGCTTGCTTGTTGAAGTCCTTGGGCGTCCAGCCGAAGACTTGTCATTGGCAAAAGAAAACCCGTCCGCATACTTCTGCACTTGGACATACGCTCTGCTGAAACGCCTAGCTGATTTTTCGGCGACACTCACAGATGAGGAGCGCGAGACAAATTTTGCAGAGTACGGTCGCCTGCTGGTGCCTAATCCCAACGACTTCTTCGACGCATACATTGCTTCAGCTGGAGGTCAGTGTGGGATGCTCATCACAGATGATGAGGGACTCATCGCGAAGCTGAATGCTCTTCATGACGCTCACCCGTCACTTGTTCGGCTTCAGGGGTTTACTGTCGGGGATGCTTGGATTGCCTATGATCCCCCGAACGGCCGCAAGAGAGACCGGACAAAGCCAATTCTTTAGGCAAGTAGATGACCCAAATGTGCTCGGAGCAGAGTCAACTGGCTCCGAGCACGGCTCTCCGCGTCCGCTACTTGAGCGCGTCGGCGAGCGCCGGGAGCTTCTTCGCCTTGCGCGCCTCCTCGACCTGGGCGAACTGCTCGTCGCTCAGCTCCACGTGCGTCCAGTGGTAGCCGCTGATCACCTTGCCCGGCTGGCCGTCCTTCGGCGGGAGGTGCTTCGGGAAGACCTCGCAGCGAATCAGGAGGTGGGTGCCGGCCTGCCGCTCGTCGAAGAACTTCTTCAGGGCCGCATGGTTGGCGAACTCGTATTCTTCCGCGCCGACGAGCGTCATCAGGAACGATTTGAAGCGCCCCCCGCCGCCCTTCTTCTGGTCGCTCAGGTTCTCGACGTAGTCGACGGTCTCCCCGGCCGGCTCGGGTTCTCACCGCTCGTCAGGGGCTCGGACTCGCGAACCTTCAGCTCGGCGATCGCGCTGTCCCCCTTAAAGCCTTCCTTCGTGCGGACGACCTCCACTTCGAGCAGGTAGCGACCGAAGTGAGGCTACCGGACCCCCACCGCAGCTTGCGCGGTTGCGATCTTCACCAATTCGCTGTTCACGTTGCTTGCTTCCTTGGGTCGGGTGTGCGTCAGCGGCGATCTGCGCTGATCCCACGTAACTGAGTGCGACTTCTGGGAGTGGCTCAGACCATGCAATTTTAATAATGTCTGTGGCTTGTGAATTGCCTGAGAGCGGCCTTCGCGGCCTTTTCTATCTTTGCGGCCTTTGCGGCATTCGCGGCCTTTGCGGCAGAAGCCTTTTCGGCAGCGGCCTTTGCGGCAGAAGCCTTCTCGGCAGCGGCCTTTGCGGCAGAAGCCTTCTCGGCAGCGGCCTTTGCGGCAAAAACCTTCTCAGTAGCGGCCTTCTCAAATCTCTCGCCAGCAGCTTTTGCGGCGGCGGCCTTTTCGGCAGCAGCCTTCGCGGCAGTGGCCTTTTCAGCATCCCGTTCCTTAGTAGCCTCGTAAACCTCCATTGCAGTTCTCACCATTTCGCCAAGCGCAGCCCCATCAGCGGCAGAGAGTGGATCTCCACGTTCTACTCCTGTGACAAATCCGCTCATGACTTTGTCCCAGAAGCTACGTGCCTCATACTCAGCAGTGGCTTTCGCAAGTTTCTCGGCGGCAGCT
The sequence above is a segment of the Stigmatella aurantiaca genome. Coding sequences within it:
- a CDS encoding helix-turn-helix domain-containing protein, encoding MKGDVTMPSEEGSQVPEFLTVDEAAALLLVNRKTLYESIRLEQVPGVVRIGKSLRIRRAALLESSPGKGRDIALGKKP